A section of the Bacteroidota bacterium genome encodes:
- the rbfA gene encoding 30S ribosome-binding factor RbfA, translating into MDSKRQQKISRMLQRDVSEIFQRNTAAWAKGALVTVTKVKITSDLSIARIYLSIFATGDKAAILDHINGQKRDIRFHLGQKVKDQLRKVPELEFFQDDSLDYIENIDNLLKQ; encoded by the coding sequence GGATGCTGCAACGGGATGTAAGCGAAATATTCCAGCGCAATACTGCTGCCTGGGCTAAAGGCGCCCTGGTGACCGTCACAAAGGTCAAGATAACTTCCGATTTGTCTATTGCCAGGATATACCTGAGTATTTTTGCCACCGGTGACAAAGCGGCCATCCTGGATCATATTAACGGGCAGAAAAGGGATATCCGCTTCCATCTTGGGCAAAAGGTGAAGGATCAGCTGAGAAAAGTACCCGAACTGGAGTTTTTTCAGGATGATTCTCTTGATTATATTGAGAATATTGATAACCTGCTCAAACAGTAA